The Hypomesus transpacificus isolate Combined female chromosome 6, fHypTra1, whole genome shotgun sequence genomic interval AATCATATCTCAGTTCTTTTGTCTCCATTGTTTTAACAGGTTTAAACATGTCCAAAACGTCTCGGAAAACGGTTCACTACAGGTATAGGTGCTGCCCACACTCAGTCACTGCCTTCTCACAAACCGTTATTACATTCTCCGGcttggataacgaccattcatttgaatcaggtgtgctggagcagggaaacatctaaaacatgcaggactgaggctctcgaggaccagggttggccacccctgtcctagatcaTTACAGAATGTAGCTTTCATTCTGCATAGGTGTGGTAACAAAAACATTTCATTACAGGAACTGAAATGACAAGGTAGCAATTTTTTTTATAGGAATACTCTTTAAATGTAAGACTGACTAATTGAAGCGTTTGATAGTTTATGGATTACATTTTATTCCCTACATTGATGACCAAGTACATGATGAGGATGGTgatgataaaataaaataaaaacattgaaaCACAATACAAAGTCTAATGTAGACAAAGTCTAAACTGTAGTGATAGGAAAACTTCCTGTTAAGTTAACTGTTATAAGAATATGTATCAGCATTTTAGCATTACATTTATGTATATTAAAACAGTTGCTCCTGAATACTTATATATACAGCAACATGTATGCTGAAATACTCCTCTCCTGTAGTTTGTTAGACAGTAACACGCATTTGTAAAACAAATCTGTAGTTGAAAGTTAGCAGTTGCCTGAAGACATTCTTTGACCATTTCAGGTTTAGTGTTTAACATTCCTGAGTAATTCCAAAGTTCCACTGCAAGCAAGCATGCTGTTTTGACAAATACTTGTCTGATAGTATTCTTCATAATCAGTTCCTGCCGGCACATCCCACTAACATGGAATTATATTATGGGGGGACAAAATACATACAAATCCAGTGCTTCATTACGTAGCCACTTCATTCGACAATTACTTATGAATGAAATCTTTGTTTGAATCAACATGTAGTCCACTTGATGGTCTGTTACTTtaaaaccacagaagaagagagaccTCAGTGACTACACAGAACCAGTTGAAGGGAACACCTCATGTTTTCGGTAATCTCAAACTAGGAAGACCAGCTCAGTGTGCGGAATCGTAAACCCCTCACCTACCCCCCCGAAGGCTCAGCTAGTTCTGGGATGAGGAAGTGGAATGATTAAATAAATACTTTCTTCCTTGCCGACCGGCTCTGAGCCAGCCCTCAGACAACTTCCTCCTATGACTAGAATgagcgcacgcacgcacgctcagTCAGGGTGAAGCTCTCACAGCAAACACAGAGGCTCTTTCCCGGGCAAGCCGAGGTTCCAGTCCACTACTCACTGAACGTAAGAATGTAAGTACTAACAAAGACAGATCATTGACCACAACACCAAGAATACCATACTTTGCTTCACACTGGACAGTGTACGTGGCCAGTGTACGTCAAATTCAGACGTGTTTGTTTGAAGCCGAAGCAATACTGCTCCTCGAGCAGTCAAGTTTGGCTGGGTATGGAGCCGTACTAGTGTGGGACCAGCTAGGACGTGCTAACGGACTTTTCCCCTGACATCAAGATGAGAGCGGATCTCTGAGTCTACACAGATGCTATCTTTGCGTTGAAGATGCTAAGCTGGGAAGGATGTGGTTTGGTGTAGCTTGTAGTTTTGCAAGAGTGGGAGATCCATGCTGCACATCAATCTTGTGTTATCTCTGGAGCGTGAGGTTAGCTAAAGTACATTTTGAAGAATGATTAATTCTTCAAAGAGCCAGTGACCTGTGGCAGAATTTTGCCTAGCCTACTGTTGTTACACATGTGTGAAGTCAGATCTTGACATTTGATTCTCTTGAAGCATGTATTCCTCAAAACAGTAGTATTGGGTAGAAAGCTTGAGCAAACACAATGGATGAGAGTTATGGGATTTTAAATATAATAAAACTACATGTTCAGAAAAAGACATACAGCTATACTGAATGTATAAAGGAACAAGAAATACATAACTACAAATCTGTGATGTATCTATTGACTGTTATATATGGATCAGTGTGTTTCAAACTCTAATTAGACATGAAACACACGCATTCCATTCTCAGAATAGAGCACCATTGTCAGAGCGTGTTTCTACAAAGAAAGTAAAATACTGTGTACCACTCCCAGTTCTTAGCATTACATACCTGTATTTGTAAGAGAAATCCTGGGGGTTTTCCAGACTGTTCTACAGAGGCACACATGTGAATTGAGGCGAGGTAGAATCCCTTTACGATCTGGTTATTTGAGGAAAATATCGAATTGATTCCATTTACAGTGTGTTTGTTATGAAACTGACTTCCCGCAGGTAACCCTGACAACATGAATAGGGGCCTTTTATTGATGCATACATGGGGGGTGTTTCTCGACCAGCATGACGcaaacatgtgtgtgcatgcgtgtgctaCCATGAGGTTGTGGTGAGGAGAGCTGCTTTTAGCATTGTGTGTCGAACCACATTCAGTGTCTAAAAGCCCCACTACACCTCATCCTTCCTCTGTTTACAGTGCCAGAGAATGCCGGTCTCTTCCTCCGTGTCGCTTGTCAGTGTTTCCAAAACTGACACCGTTGATGTGGAGTGACAACATTCAAGTAAGCAACGAGAAGGATCCCCCCCAACAGAcagtcctgagagagagagagagagagaagcagggaggaggaTCAGCTCCctaacgcagacacacacacacaggcatcagAGAACCCTGTGGCAGCATGGACCACCAGCATGGCAGAGTGGAACGCTTCCTCAAGCTGGGCTACACCCACAGGGACATCCTGCGGGTGTTGGAAAGCCTCCACCACGAAGCCCAGACCAACGACATCCTGGAGGAACTGATCAAGACCTGCCAGACCAGCAGCTCCACAGACACCACGAGCTCCACAACCAGCCGGCCCGCCCACAACAGCCCTCAGTTGGTCCCCAGAGGGTGTAGCCCACCACAGGCCTGCACGAGCCCAAGCCCACCACCCCTCCAGCTCAGAAACTCAGCAGAAAGAGACACCACTGGTGGCTTCAGACCGGTGGTCATAGATGGGAGCAATGTGGCCATAAGGTAGGCTCCAGGAACTTTGAAGATTTATCCCTATAAAAGATTAACCCATATGCTGCTttcgggtcacaatgacccatcGTTGTGCTGCAACAACCTTactcaatacaaaaacaaataaaaaacatttttcttttAACCCTCGCGCTGTGGGGGtgtgagacagcccgacggttgaaagaaaatgcttcacattATTTTGGTACGAGGTAAAGTTGTCATGAGACGtgggtgggtcacaatgactgaagggtcacactgacctgaagataacacaagggttgaGAAACTGAATCATGTCTGATGTTTGAGTGTCACAATATTCTTTTTTGGCGTACAGGACCCTGCAGGTActtacagttgtgtgtgtgtgtgtgtcacactccTATATCAACTTCAGTTCCACTTCACAGATTAGATTCCCCCCCCACTTCCTCATGAAGTGGGAAGTGAGAGTGGGGTGTCGGTGTGTCTGTGAAACACAAAGAGGAATCTGCAGTGGCAGACAGGTGGCCTAGCATTTCTAAAAACTGAAAATCCATTCCCAGTAATAATAGTGTGAAATAACAGCTAATAATCTATCAGTGGACTACTCACTGAGTACACTCAGAAATTGAGTAATCTTTTTTTTATAAGGAAAAGTTCAAAGCTTTTTTTACTACGGGGATTGTCTTTTGTAATATTCTTTGTGCTTGCATAACACCATTGTAGTGCTTCTCTGGTTTGTCAGGTATCAGACCCCTCCCTAGTCTTTtgggattacatttacatttacatttagtcatttagcagacgctcttatccagagcgacttacagtaagtacagggacattctccccgaggcaagtagggtgaagtgccttgcccaaggacacaacatcatttgacccggcggggaatcgatccggtaaccttctgattactagcctgactccctcaccgctcagccatctgactccctcgtTGGATGTCACAAGGTCTTGTCTCCGGTAGCCTGTTATATGCAAAGCAacctgccacttcctgttaagAGTACAGAAGGGAAAGCCCAATGTTCCATACTGCTGCCTTAAGCCACAAACACATAGTCTATGAACATGTGAGGCCCCTTCACATGATCATGTTACTATCTTAGGTGGGTATGGAAGCTGTTGTAGCAAGAGGGAAATTCTTAGTGCCTTCAAATGGCTTTAGGATTCCACATTGTGTCATATGACATCTCTGAAACCTTAACCAGATCAGGGCAGATACTATCACATAGGAAGTTGTGACTGTGATATTGTCTAAAGTTTCAGATTTATATCGTCAGTTGATGTTTAATAAGAGTAACTGGCaagcatacagtacagtactacgTAAGACCTGAGGAGTGGTGCTGAAAAGAGAAAAATACCCTTTTGCTTCCTGCTTTTCCAGTTTCACGATTATCTAGAAATATATTGTTGTTACATTGAAGTTTATTAAATAACATCAGGGCTTGTTCCCTTTGGCACGGTTCTGCGTTCACATGATATGGAATTAGTGACTCACAGGTTACTTCCTGAAAAGGGTCGAAGAGACGTCCTTCTTGTCATACAGAAAAGGGAAGCTAATATTGTGATGTTGTCCCCTTTCTGCAGCCATGGCAACAAGAAGGTGTTTTCGTGTCGCGGGCTGCAGCTGGCTGTGAGGTGGTTCTGGGAGAGGGGTATCCGTGACATCACCGTGTTCGTGCCTCTTTGGAGGAAGGAGCAACCCCGCCCTGAGGCCCCAATCACAGGTGAGATTCCTGCTTTAACACCTGACCAGGGCGAGGTGGCACTGTGTAGCTGCTGTTCAATACTAACAATGGGCCAGATCAGAATGTTACAATCCAGAAAGTAACTTCTTCGGATGTCTAACTCTGGAATGCAAACACATCATTAGATCGCTTTCAAGAACCGCTAACGTGCTTATCAGCGTTGATCTCATCTTTATGATTTATATGTTGACAAATCCAACTCTTGAAATCTTCAGATCAGCACATCCTGCATGAgttggagaagagaaagatccTGGTGTTTACCCCGTCTCGCTGCGTTAACGGGAAGCGGGTGGTGTGCTACGACGATCGCTACATCATCAAACTGGCCTACGACTCTGACGGCATCATTGTGTCCAACGACAACTACCGCGACCTGCAGATTGAGAAGCCCCAATGGAAGAAGTTCATCGAAGAGAGGCTGCTCATGTACTCATTCGCAAATGACAAGTAAGACCGAAAGCAGAGAATGAAACTGAAACAGATCGCGTTGGCAGGCAGGTTAATCACTTTTGGGTGAAACTAGAGCGCATATATGAATTCAGTTTGTAGGCCCTACCCCTAAAAATAACCGAACAATGATGAGAAAAAACCCTCAAACAATTAACAACTATTTTACATTTAAGGTTCATGCCACCAGACGATCCGCTGGGAAGAAATGGACCAACGATTGACAACTTTCTAAGGAAAAAGCCCTGGACCCTGGAGAACAAACAGCAGCATTGCCCATATGGTAAATACAGAAGAGAGTCAGGCTGTCCCGTCAGACCCATTTCCATTCACTAGAGGGAGTTATTTGTAACACATCCAACGTGAACATGCTAAGAGGGATGTGATTAGCAGTGTGGGCAGTTGTGATTTCTCCTGGctgcctgtcagtcagtcagcactGAGCGAGTGGCTCGTCTCCAAGGCTACAGTGTGCGGCTTACAAACAAAAGAGCTCTTTTCATCAACCCTCTGGCTAATTATACATCCTTAGAGCAAACGTCAGGCCTGGGATTAGTCCTGTAAGTCGAGTACAGACGACCCTCAGCCCTGCACTGTGTACCTAGGAAACAAAAGTAGGCAAGAGACTAGATCTAATTTGTTTGCCTAGTTAAGTGTGTTTACAGTTCTGCAgacaggggggaagggggctaCGGGCCTCTCGGACACTCACTACTTCCTTGTTGACAGTCTCTTTAAGGGATAGAGGATTACATCTGTTGGCTGTGCTTTGAAAGCCTATccattattttttttcttccaggaAAGAAGTGTACTTACGGAGTGAAGTGCAAATTCTACCACCCAGAGCGTTCCAACCAATCACAGCTGTCCGTGGCTGACGAGCTGCGAGCGAAGAGCAAGCCTGcatcagacagagagcagccaTACGTCCTCCCAGCTGGGAGTCAGGGGAGCGGTCAGGAGACACTCATGTACACAGCCCCGTATCACGAGCCCGACCGCATCACTCAGCAATACAGATATCCCTCCACCCCGCCTCCCCTTAGAACAGAGGACCATTCCCACAGGTCCTCCTCTTGTGAACTGTTCACCCAGCAGAGAGACTCAGGAAGCCCTGGTCTTTTGCGTCCGCCCAGCCTccgcctctgccccagcccccgcctctgccccagcccagacacAGACGAGGCCTTCGGGTCCATGGAGAGCTCCTTGTCCAGGCTCTACATCCAGGACTCTTCCAGGAGCTACCCCAAAGGTGTATCCTACACCTACAGTAGTGGGGTAGCGGGATGCAGCCAGGGCAGTGAAGACTGCTACTACAGCTTTGGGACACAGGGGCACCTCTCCTCAGGGGGCTACCAGCCCCCCGGCAGGGTGCCTCAGTGTGGCTGTGACCGGCCCCGCTCTTGTGAGCTCCCAGCATGCAACCACGTCATCTACAGCCAGCAGACACACCTCCGGGCCCCGTCCCTGCCCTCTGCAGGGAGAGGCTCCTACCAAGGCCCGTTCCCCAGAGATGAGAACGCCCTCCTGGGCTACTACTCACCCCGGCACAGCCACAGCCTTCCAGACTACCCCTGGGGCCAGTGCCCCTCTGACGTGGGGGCGGGGCTTAGAGAAGACTGCTTCTCGGGTGAGGACAGAAAGAATGTAAGCATCCAACTGAGCACCGTGTTCCCTCAGAGCGTGGTGGAGCAGGTGATGAGCCAGTATCCACACATCTTGGACATGGACAAGCTGGTTCCTCTCATCCACAGATTCAGGACCAGCCACTGCTCCTTCTGAGGCAGCTGCCCCCTGCCTTCATTCTTCCATAGCATTAAAACATGCCAAAAGTAACGACTCCTCAGGAGGAAGCTTGAAAATGTAGCAGTCTCATTTGAATTTCTCGTGATTTGTACAAGTGCAATGCACTACTCTTTATGGATGTTATGTTATTTTGCACCAAGCATTGGCCTGGAGATTATCAAAACAGCAAGTGCTGTTTTATTATGTAGCCTCAAAATGAGGAAAGCTATACTAAAGAATTGAAGGGCTAGTTGTCTGTACTTGATATACCGAATGATACTTTCCTGAATGTTTCATGATTTTGTAATACGTTAAATAAAAGtacttatttttattattgtctATTGTCCTTTTTGTATAATGCTTTAGGATTAAAGAAAAAGCTTTCTTCACTCACCACTTAGTTATTTTCACCAACTTTGTGTGTCCTTAGCGCCATCTACTGGAGAGAAGATTAATAGGGCTTACAAAGGAAACGAAATGCGGGTCGATTCCAGATAACGATCGAAGAGGAAGAGAATTTCagaatagatttttttttatttttacaaataacTTATCTGTTACAAAGACAGTTTTCCCAGCTAAAATCAAAAACACTTTAGATatccaaattattattttttaattaataaaacatgTATGAACCAACTTCACACAGAGTTGCAGATCAAGCTTTCTTTGGTTTGTCTTTGGTTTACGAGAAATAGTATCGCATAAGTGCTTAAGAGACAACTACTGATTTTAGACtacgattttttttaaattgatcgCTTTTTCTCGAACGATAAtctgttttggttttgaaaGTGGCATCTTGATTTGTGACCGCacagataatcaatacaaacaCCTAAGGCAGTAATGTGAGGCAGCATATCGCATGTGAAAAAAGATTCCACAATTAGGGTAAAGTCATTAAAATAGTAAACTTTGAAACCATCCTCGACAAGCAGAAGCTTCACGAGACAAATTAAACCCAATAAGAGTAAGATCGTACAAAGAGGAACGTTGTTTTTATAATGTTTGAAATAACCACTGTCATTTTTGTACTGTATTGTTTTGTGGAGATCCTCAAAAATTCTGTGAGGGAGAATACAAGTCACATATCCCTACATAAATATTTCTTGATTGGAAACAGGAATACTTAAAACATTAAAACATATTCATCCTGATCTTTGGTACACTCATGAAAACCCAATTTATACTGCATAGCAACTACGCATATTCTGAAAGCCATCAGGAAACAGTTGCCTTTCACCAAACTGTACAGGGAGGAACACCTTACAATATAATAGGATACAATTCCATCTTCCATGCTTCTGTTTAGATGTAATTGGTTTGGATGAATCGTCCATGAGTCTCTTCTGGCACAAATGTGTAAAAGTCCCCAAATATTAAACCTACATTCCAGTTGTCAGATAAGATGGCAGTTTGTCGTTAGATTTTTTTCCATTTTTGTTTTTCAGCCAGTCCAAGATCTCTGGCGTCCACGAAATTCCTCCATCTCACGACTTTCCTGCATCCGCAGATCGTACACGAGAAGCTCTGCGATTACAGAGCGATTACAGAGCGATTACAGAGCGGTGAAGAACGCAGAACCGCCGAGGCTCGATCGTTTCCACTGCTGCTCTGCTTCAGCGACGCTTCAAATCTCACAGAAATCAAGTAAAAGCTTAAAGAGGGACAGCTTGCTTATTTGTTGGAGgcacaaaaaagacaaaaacaaaagctAATAAAGTCTATAAAGCTATACTTACAGGAAATACAAGTGATTCATAgtgtgaggaagaagaaggcaTTTAAGGCACATTCTAAAATGATGTACAGTGAAAATCTCAAGGGCATCTCTTCCCTTTATGTACTGTACACGCATGCAATTTAGTTTCCTTTTTGTGGGGGGGTTTGTTTACTGTAGATCAAAGAGACGCAGCCTCGAAAGGGGCACTACTTGGAAGGGCGAAAGGCAAGTTTTGGGTGGCAGTAACAAGGCTAGCTTCCCCTTATCATCCCGTAgaaacagcaaacaaacaaaaagtagTCTGTTGGTTTTCCCTTCAGGCGGCAGCTGTGGCGGTTGACCAAAGTTCCCATGCCTGATTGTGCCGCcacagaagaaaaagaaaaaaatctgcAAAGGTACGCAGGCACCCATGTTGGTTTATTGTTTACGTGTGCAagtttttctttgtgtttgtgtgtgtgtgtttgtgccatgACCCTACAGGACAACATTCTGATAATACTGTAAATAGAAGCAGGGAGGCCTCCCTTTGGGTAATGTTGCCTTTTAagtggggggatgtgtgtgtgtgtgagtaggaggTGGGGGATGGAAGGTGGACCCCACGCATGCAGAGTTTCCAAGATGAGGTACGGTCATCCAagtctgctgtctctgctgaGTCACTAACCACCTGTAAACACTATCCAGTCCAGCCTTCGATGGACAGCATTCAACAAACCAcggaggggaaagagacaggccacattgggggggggaaaaaagcaaCTAACCCTGTCCATTTTCATCCAACTAGAAGGAAAAAAGGCCTTTCTAgtattgtattttttgttgtAGCTCTGCTGGAAGgcggagggagatagggagggagctagggagggagagagggagggagagagggagggagagagggagggagatagggagggagagagggagggagatagggagggagagagggagggagatagggagggagatagggagggagagagggagggagagagggagggagatagggagggcgTGTGGGGCTCAGAAGTGCCGGGGGAAGTCACACTGTTCACAGCGGTTGAGGGCGGGGTGGTTGAGGAAGGTGCAGGCCGTGCAGTTCCAATGCgtcccctcgtcctcctcctggcctgaTACCGTCCTTACACCCTTACTGCTCGAGTCTGCAgccgggagacagagagaggagtcacACAACACcccacggatacacacacacacacacacacactgtcatccagggatacacacacatggtcatccacagatacacacactgtcatccacagatacacacacactgtcatccacagatacacacacactgtcatccacagatacacacacactgtcatccacagatacacacacactgtcatccacagatacacacacactgtcatccacagatacacacacactgtcatccacagatacacacacactgtcatccacagatac includes:
- the LOC124468785 gene encoding ribonuclease ZC3H12A-like; this encodes MDHQHGRVERFLKLGYTHRDILRVLESLHHEAQTNDILEELIKTCQTSSSTDTTSSTTSRPAHNSPQLVPRGCSPPQACTSPSPPPLQLRNSAERDTTGGFRPVVIDGSNVAISHGNKKVFSCRGLQLAVRWFWERGIRDITVFVPLWRKEQPRPEAPITDQHILHELEKRKILVFTPSRCVNGKRVVCYDDRYIIKLAYDSDGIIVSNDNYRDLQIEKPQWKKFIEERLLMYSFANDKFMPPDDPLGRNGPTIDNFLRKKPWTLENKQQHCPYGKKCTYGVKCKFYHPERSNQSQLSVADELRAKSKPASDREQPYVLPAGSQGSGQETLMYTAPYHEPDRITQQYRYPSTPPPLRTEDHSHRSSSCELFTQQRDSGSPGLLRPPSLRLCPSPRLCPSPDTDEAFGSMESSLSRLYIQDSSRSYPKGVSYTYSSGVAGCSQGSEDCYYSFGTQGHLSSGGYQPPGRVPQCGCDRPRSCELPACNHVIYSQQTHLRAPSLPSAGRGSYQGPFPRDENALLGYYSPRHSHSLPDYPWGQCPSDVGAGLREDCFSGEDRKNVSIQLSTVFPQSVVEQVMSQYPHILDMDKLVPLIHRFRTSHCSF